GGACGGGGTTGCTCACGAATCCGAACCTTCCATGCGAAGCACGCTGTTGATGTCCTGCACCACGTCGAGCTCGGTGAGTGCCTTGACGGTGTCCGACAGGGCGGCGTCGGTGGCCCGGTGGGTGACGACGACGATGCGCGCGCCGCACGGTTCACCCCCGGGATCGGTCATGCCTTCCTGGCGGACCTCGGCGATGCTGACCTCGTGCCTGCTGAACTCGGCCGCCACCGCCGACAGGACACCGGGCTGATCCTTGACGTTCATGTTCACGTAGTAGCGCGTCGGAATGGCGCCGATGGAGGCGATCGGCAGCTTGGCGTACTTGGACTCGCGCGGTCCGCGGCCGCCCTGAACACGGTTGCGCGCCGCCATCACCACATCGCCCATCACCGCCGACGCGGTCGGGGCGCCGCCGGCACCCTGACCGTAGAACATCAGCCGGCCGGCGGCTTCTGCCTCGACGACCACGGCGTTGAACGCACCGTTGACCGATGCCAGCGGATGATCCAGCGGGACGAGCGCCGGGTAGACCCGCGCCGAGACGCGATGCTTGCCTTTACCGCTGACCAGCCGCTCGCAGATCGCCAACAGCTTGATGTTGCAGCCGAGCGCCTTGGCCGAGGCGAAATCCTCGGCGCTGACCTTGGTGATGCCCTCACGGTAGACATCGTCGGCGGTCACCCGGGTGTGGAAGGCGATCGATGCCAGGATCGCGGCCTTTGCCGCGGCGTCGTAACCCTCCACATCGGCGGTGGGATCGGCTTCGGCGTAGCCCAGAGCGCTGGCATCGGCGAGCGCACTCTCATACGACGCGCCGGTGTCGTTCATCGCCGAGAGGATGTAGTTGGTGGTGCCGTTGACGATTCCGGCCACTCGCACCACCGAGTCACCGGCCAGGGATTGGGTCAGCGGCCGGATGACGGGGATGGCACCGGCCACGGCGGCCTCGAAATAGAGGTCGACGCGGGCCTTTTCGGCGGCCTGCGCCAATTCACCGGTGGACTGCGCCATCAGCGCCTTGTTGGCGGTGACCACCGACTTGCCACGCTCCAGGGCGGCCATGATGGCCTTGCGGGCCGGCTCCACAGGTCCCATGAGTTCGACGACGATGTCGACATCGTCGCGGGAGACCAGCTTTTCGATGTCATCGGTGAGCAGCTCCTCGGCCACCCCGCGGTCCTTGGCGACCCGCCGGACGCCGATGCCGCGCAGCTGCAGCGGTGCGCCGATGCGCGCCTCCAGGTCTGCCGCGCTCTCCTCGATGATGCGCACCACCTCGGTGCCGACATTGCCGAGTCCGAGAACGGCTACTCCGATTGGCTTCTCACTCATTGACCCACCTCCAGGCTCAGAAGATCCTCGACGGTTTCCCGGCGCAGGATCAGCCGCGCGCTTCCGTCTTTGACTGCGACCACGGCCGGGCGCCGCAGCAAGTTGTAGCGACTCGACATCGAGTAGCAGTAGGCGCCGGTGGCGGCCACCGCCAGCAGGTCACCGGGCACCAGGTCATCGGAAACCCAGGTATCGCGCACGATGATATCGCCGCTCTCGCAATGCTTTCCGACGATACGTGCCAGCACCGCCGGCGCATCGCTGCTGCGTGACACCAACCGGGCGTCGTATTCGGCGTCGTAGAGGGCGGGCCGGATGTTGTCACTCATCCCACCGTCGACGCTGACGTAGCGGCGGTGCTCGTCGGCCGAGACGGCGACGTTCTTGACGGTGCCCACCTCGTAGAGCGTGATGGTGCCCGGACCGGCGATCGCGCGACCCGGTTCGACCACCAGCGTCGGGGTCGGCAGCCCGACGGCGGCCGATTCGTTGGCGACGATGGCCTTGAGCTTATCGGCGAGTTCGCGCATCGGCGGTGGATTGTCACTCGGCAGATACGAGATACCCAGTCCCCCACCGAGATCCAGAATATCCATCTGCGCGGTCTTCTCGACGCCGAACTCGGCGACGATATCGGCCAGCAGCCCGAGCAACCGGCGGGCGGCGATCTCGAAACCCGACACATCGAAGATCTGCGATCCGACGTGGCAGTGCAGCCCGACCAGGCGCAGGTTCTCGGTGGCGAACACCCGCCGGACCGCTTCCAGCGCGGCGCCACTGGCCAGTGACAGCCCGAACTTCTGGTCCTCGTGGGCGGTGGAGATGAATTCGTGGGTGTGGGCCTCGACACCGGGCGTGACACGGACCAGGACATCCTGGACAACGGCGGCCGCACCGGCGACGGCCTCCAGGCGCTCGATCTCGATCTCGGAGTCCACCACGATGTGTCCGACACCGGCGGCGACCGCGGCGGTCAGCTCGTCGACCGATTTGTTGTTGCCGTGCACGGTGATCCGCTCGGCCGGGAAGTTCGCGTGCAGAGCCACCGCGAGTTCGCCGCCGGTGGCCACGTCCAGCGACAGGCCCTCCTGGTGCACCCAGCGCGCGATCTCGGCGCACAGGAACGCCTTGGATGCGTAGTGCACATGCTCGCCGCCGCCGAAAGCCGATGCGATCTCGCGGCAGCGGGACCGGAAGTCGTCCTCGTCGATCACGAACAGCGGTGTGCCGAACTCGGCGGCCAACTCGGCGACGCCGACCCCGGCGACGGAGACGACGCCGTCGTCACCGCGAACCAGGTTCTTCGGCCACACCTTCGGGGCAAGCAGCATCACCTCGTCGGCGGTCTGCGGTCGGGGTGGCGCACCGGCGCCGGGGTGGGCGCTCACATCCGCTCCGGCGCGCTGACTCCGAGAATGGCCAGGCCGTTGGCGATCGTCTGCCGGGTGGCCTCGCACAGCGCCAACCGCGCAGCGTTGAGATCGCTGGGATCCTCATCGCCCTGGGGCAGCACCCGGCAGGAATCGTAGAACCGGTGGTAGTCACCGGCCAGGTCCTCCAGGTAGCGGCACACGCGGTGCGGTTCCCGCAGCGTGGCAGCGGTTTTCAGGATCCGGCCGAACTCGCCGATATTGCGCATCAGGGTGGCTTCGCGGTCGTGGGTCAGCAGATCCAGATGCGAGGTATCGGCGGACAGGCCCAGTTCGGCCGCGCTGCGGGCCAATGCCGACAGCCGCGCATGCGCGTATTGCACGTAGTAGACCGGGTTCTCGTTGGATGCGCTGGCCCACAGGCCGAGGTCGATATCGATCGGGCTGTTGACCGAGGACCGGATCAGCACGTAGCGCGCGGCGTCGACACCGATCGCGTCGACCAGGTCGTCGAGGGTGATGACGGTGCCGGCCCGCTTGCTCATCCGCACCGGCTGGCCGTCGCGGACCAGATTGACCATCTGCCCGATGAGCACCTCGACGGTGGCCGGGTCGTCACCGAGTGCGGCGGCAGCGGCCTTGAGCCGTGCGATGTAGCCGTGGTGATCGGCGCCGAGCATGTAGATGCACAGGGTGAAACCGCGCTC
This DNA window, taken from Mycolicibacterium neoaurum, encodes the following:
- a CDS encoding homoserine dehydrogenase, yielding MSEKPIGVAVLGLGNVGTEVVRIIEESAADLEARIGAPLQLRGIGVRRVAKDRGVAEELLTDDIEKLVSRDDVDIVVELMGPVEPARKAIMAALERGKSVVTANKALMAQSTGELAQAAEKARVDLYFEAAVAGAIPVIRPLTQSLAGDSVVRVAGIVNGTTNYILSAMNDTGASYESALADASALGYAEADPTADVEGYDAAAKAAILASIAFHTRVTADDVYREGITKVSAEDFASAKALGCNIKLLAICERLVSGKGKHRVSARVYPALVPLDHPLASVNGAFNAVVVEAEAAGRLMFYGQGAGGAPTASAVMGDVVMAARNRVQGGRGPRESKYAKLPIASIGAIPTRYYVNMNVKDQPGVLSAVAAEFSRHEVSIAEVRQEGMTDPGGEPCGARIVVVTHRATDAALSDTVKALTELDVVQDINSVLRMEGSDS
- the lysA gene encoding diaminopimelate decarboxylase; the encoded protein is MLLAPKVWPKNLVRGDDGVVSVAGVGVAELAAEFGTPLFVIDEDDFRSRCREIASAFGGGEHVHYASKAFLCAEIARWVHQEGLSLDVATGGELAVALHANFPAERITVHGNNKSVDELTAAVAAGVGHIVVDSEIEIERLEAVAGAAAVVQDVLVRVTPGVEAHTHEFISTAHEDQKFGLSLASGAALEAVRRVFATENLRLVGLHCHVGSQIFDVSGFEIAARRLLGLLADIVAEFGVEKTAQMDILDLGGGLGISYLPSDNPPPMRELADKLKAIVANESAAVGLPTPTLVVEPGRAIAGPGTITLYEVGTVKNVAVSADEHRRYVSVDGGMSDNIRPALYDAEYDARLVSRSSDAPAVLARIVGKHCESGDIIVRDTWVSDDLVPGDLLAVAATGAYCYSMSSRYNLLRRPAVVAVKDGSARLILRRETVEDLLSLEVGQ